The proteins below come from a single Beutenbergia cavernae DSM 12333 genomic window:
- a CDS encoding carbohydrate ABC transporter permease, protein MSGATTTTRPTDAVVVRRRGSRDGTLLATSAAYAVLVVLAVVYVYPFLITVATSFKPDAEAAADPLSLVPDTFTTAAYSYLFSVSDFPLWFRNSVIVTLVVTAGRVFFNSLAGYALARLPFRGRGVVFALLVAVMAVPNVVLLIPKFLVINTLGIYDTFAGLILPLLTDAAGIFIMKNYFESIPVSVEEAARIDGAGVFRTFWSVVLPMARPALITIVILSFQGSWNELSHFIVASRSADLYTLTKGVAQLSAGGLGQGSQFPLKLAAAAVMTIPVAVLFFVFQRRIMSTAEGAEKG, encoded by the coding sequence GTGAGCGGGGCGACGACCACCACACGGCCGACGGACGCCGTCGTCGTCCGCCGCCGCGGCTCCCGTGACGGCACGCTGCTGGCGACGTCGGCCGCCTACGCCGTGCTCGTGGTGCTCGCCGTCGTGTACGTCTACCCGTTCCTCATCACCGTCGCGACGTCGTTCAAGCCCGACGCCGAGGCTGCCGCCGACCCGCTGTCGCTCGTGCCGGACACGTTCACGACGGCGGCGTACTCCTACCTGTTCTCCGTGTCGGACTTCCCGCTGTGGTTCCGCAACTCGGTCATCGTGACGCTCGTCGTCACCGCCGGGCGGGTCTTCTTCAACTCGCTCGCCGGCTACGCCCTGGCCCGGCTCCCGTTCCGAGGCCGCGGCGTCGTGTTCGCCCTGCTCGTGGCGGTCATGGCGGTGCCGAACGTCGTGCTGCTGATCCCGAAGTTCCTGGTGATCAACACGCTCGGCATCTACGACACGTTCGCCGGGCTCATCCTGCCGCTGCTGACGGACGCGGCCGGGATCTTCATCATGAAGAACTACTTCGAGTCCATCCCGGTGAGCGTCGAAGAGGCGGCCCGGATCGACGGCGCGGGCGTCTTCCGCACGTTCTGGTCCGTGGTGCTCCCGATGGCCCGGCCGGCGCTCATCACGATCGTCATCCTGTCGTTCCAGGGGTCGTGGAACGAGCTGTCGCACTTCATCGTCGCATCGCGCTCCGCGGACCTGTACACGCTGACCAAGGGCGTCGCGCAGCTGTCCGCGGGCGGGCTCGGGCAGGGGTCCCAGTTCCCGCTCAAGCTCGCCGCGGCCGCCGTCATGACGATCCCGGTGGCTGTGCTGTTCTTCGTGTTCCAGCGGCGCATCATGAGCACCGCGGAGGGCGCCGAGAAGGGCTGA
- a CDS encoding carbohydrate ABC transporter permease, with product MSAVDPGPRRGGLHRRAGLAGWIFITPMLVILGVFLVVPVVMALWVSVSDWNGQGNPFAGGASFVGSTNYAELLTGGGLPQRDFATSLRNNGYYVLFVVPIQTALSLFLAVMVNRRVLRGRGFFRTAFYFPSVTSSVAITVLFLFLFTASGAVNRVLAVVSIDGPNWVNDPRGVLHIVLGALGVDEAPAALQAAPFLGLSWWQWLAGPSVAMCVFIIMAVFTTSGTFMLLFLAALQNVTGEVMEAAEVDGASGWQRFWHVTLPMLRPTVFTVLTLGLIGTWQLFDQIYVTGNAGGPGKTTLTPAFLSYSTSFNNQQWGRGAAIAFLLFAIIIVLTAVQRWTLRERGVPRRRRFWRGVTP from the coding sequence GTGAGCGCCGTGGACCCAGGCCCCCGGCGCGGCGGGCTGCACCGCCGCGCCGGGCTCGCCGGCTGGATCTTCATCACCCCGATGCTCGTGATCCTCGGGGTGTTCCTCGTGGTCCCCGTCGTGATGGCGCTGTGGGTCAGCGTCTCGGACTGGAACGGGCAGGGGAACCCGTTCGCCGGCGGGGCCTCGTTCGTCGGGTCCACGAACTACGCCGAGCTGCTCACGGGCGGTGGTCTCCCCCAGCGCGACTTCGCGACGTCGCTGCGCAACAACGGGTACTACGTGCTGTTCGTCGTCCCGATCCAGACGGCGCTGTCGCTGTTCCTCGCCGTCATGGTGAACCGCCGCGTGCTCCGCGGGCGCGGGTTCTTCCGCACGGCGTTCTACTTCCCCTCGGTCACGAGCTCCGTGGCGATCACCGTGCTGTTCCTGTTCCTCTTCACGGCGAGCGGCGCCGTGAACCGCGTGCTCGCGGTGGTCAGCATCGACGGGCCGAACTGGGTCAACGACCCCCGCGGCGTGCTGCACATCGTGCTCGGCGCACTCGGCGTCGACGAGGCACCGGCGGCGCTGCAGGCGGCACCGTTCCTCGGGCTGAGCTGGTGGCAGTGGCTCGCCGGGCCGAGCGTCGCGATGTGCGTGTTCATCATCATGGCGGTCTTCACGACGTCGGGGACGTTCATGCTGCTGTTCCTCGCCGCCCTGCAGAACGTCACCGGCGAGGTGATGGAGGCGGCCGAGGTCGACGGCGCGAGCGGGTGGCAGCGGTTCTGGCACGTGACGCTGCCGATGCTGCGCCCGACGGTGTTCACCGTCCTCACGCTCGGGCTGATCGGGACGTGGCAGCTGTTCGACCAGATCTACGTCACGGGGAACGCGGGCGGACCAGGCAAGACCACGCTGACGCCCGCGTTCCTGTCGTACTCCACCTCGTTCAACAACCAGCAGTGGGGCCGCGGCGCGGCGATCGCGTTCCTGCTGTTCGCGATCATCATCGTGCTCACCGCCGTGCAGCGCTGGACGTTGCGGGAACGCGGCGTCCCGCGCCGCCGACGCTTCTGGCGCGGGGTGACCCCGTGA
- a CDS encoding extracellular solute-binding protein, with protein MSRSARRGSAVGIALAAGALALAACGGGSGFDEGTGEDTGGDEATGGAELDVLIGSSGDAETQAVTAALEAWSTETGNTATLQAAADLPQELSQGFAAGSPPDLFYLSTDSFPAYAANGSLAPYAAGLPNADDFYVTLRDSFSFDGELVCAPKDFSTLALIINTDAWEAAGLTDDDVPTTWDELAAVAQTLTTDAQVGLSFGPEWQRIGSFMAQAGGGLVDADGQPIANSAENVEALTYVQGLLSSGSAAYPADIGAGWGGEALGTGAAAMVIEGNWVIGAMTNDFPDIPYRVVELPAGPAGPGTLQFTNCWGVPAGGDSEAALSLVEYLTSGEQQMVFAEAFGVMPSVESVAGDWAAQFPEQEPFIAGAEYAQGVPPIEGIVDVLADFNAQLESLASGDPTAILDSVQANLEAIAGTS; from the coding sequence ATGAGCAGATCGGCACGGCGTGGCAGCGCCGTCGGGATCGCCCTGGCCGCCGGGGCGCTGGCGCTCGCGGCCTGCGGCGGAGGGTCCGGGTTCGACGAGGGCACGGGTGAGGACACCGGCGGCGACGAGGCCACGGGAGGCGCGGAGCTCGACGTCCTCATCGGGTCCAGCGGCGACGCCGAGACCCAGGCCGTGACCGCCGCCCTCGAGGCCTGGAGCACGGAGACCGGGAACACGGCCACGCTCCAGGCCGCAGCGGACCTGCCGCAGGAGCTCAGCCAGGGCTTCGCCGCGGGATCCCCGCCGGACCTGTTCTACCTCTCGACCGACAGCTTCCCCGCCTACGCCGCGAACGGCTCCCTGGCGCCGTACGCCGCCGGGCTGCCGAACGCCGACGACTTCTACGTCACGCTGCGCGACTCGTTCAGCTTCGACGGCGAGCTCGTCTGCGCGCCCAAGGACTTCTCGACGCTCGCGCTCATCATCAACACGGACGCCTGGGAGGCGGCCGGGCTGACGGACGACGACGTCCCGACCACGTGGGACGAGCTGGCCGCGGTCGCGCAGACGCTGACCACCGACGCCCAGGTCGGTCTGAGCTTCGGGCCGGAGTGGCAGCGGATCGGCTCGTTCATGGCTCAGGCCGGCGGAGGCCTCGTCGACGCCGACGGGCAGCCGATCGCGAACAGCGCGGAGAACGTCGAGGCGCTGACGTACGTCCAGGGGCTCCTGAGCTCGGGCTCCGCCGCCTACCCGGCCGACATCGGCGCCGGCTGGGGCGGCGAGGCGCTCGGCACCGGGGCCGCGGCGATGGTCATCGAGGGCAACTGGGTGATCGGGGCCATGACCAACGACTTCCCGGACATCCCCTACCGGGTGGTCGAGCTCCCGGCCGGTCCGGCCGGTCCGGGCACGCTGCAGTTCACCAACTGCTGGGGTGTGCCGGCGGGCGGCGACAGCGAGGCGGCCCTCTCCCTGGTCGAGTACCTGACGTCGGGCGAGCAGCAGATGGTGTTCGCCGAGGCGTTCGGCGTGATGCCGTCCGTCGAGTCCGTCGCCGGCGACTGGGCAGCCCAGTTCCCCGAGCAGGAGCCGTTCATCGCCGGCGCCGAGTACGCGCAGGGTGTGCCACCGATCGAGGGCATCGTCGACGTGCTCGCGGACTTCAACGCGCAGCTCGAGTCGCTCGCGAGCGGCGACCCGACGGCGATCCTCGACTCGGTCCAGGCCAACCTCGAGGCCATCGCCGGCACGTCCTGA
- a CDS encoding LacI family DNA-binding transcriptional regulator has product MPDRATLASVAARAGVSRQTVSNVLNSPHVVNESTRDRVAAAIAELGYRPLRAAQRLRSQRSRTLALALTPRSASADGVNGSIGDRFLHALTETAQRRGYRIMLFAAAGDAAEIGQYHDLLSTGDVDGFVLANTHHGDARTRWLTEHGTPFVTFGRPWGAPTDPHAWVDVDGASGTEAAVDHLVARGHRRIAFLGWPSGSGVGDDRRTGWRRAVQRHALVPAASVDAWSAAIPDNGRLASRAARELAADGASAVVCASDSLAIGALAAARETTDGLAVVGFDDTPTAAALGLTSIAQPLEAAASCAVDLVLGALEPAEAAAPAPSSEQVLLAPRLMVRGSTTTPITTH; this is encoded by the coding sequence TTGCCCGACCGAGCCACGCTCGCCTCCGTCGCCGCGCGCGCCGGGGTCTCGCGCCAGACCGTCTCGAACGTGCTCAACTCCCCGCACGTGGTCAACGAGTCGACCCGGGACCGGGTGGCCGCGGCCATCGCCGAGCTCGGGTACCGCCCGCTCCGCGCGGCGCAACGGCTGCGCAGCCAGCGTTCACGCACGCTCGCGCTCGCCCTGACCCCGCGCAGCGCGTCCGCCGACGGCGTCAACGGCTCGATCGGCGACCGCTTCCTGCACGCCCTCACCGAGACGGCGCAGCGCCGCGGCTACCGCATCATGCTGTTCGCCGCGGCCGGCGACGCCGCGGAGATCGGGCAGTACCACGACCTCCTCTCGACCGGCGACGTCGACGGCTTCGTGCTCGCCAACACCCACCACGGCGACGCCCGCACGCGGTGGCTGACGGAGCACGGCACCCCGTTCGTCACGTTCGGGCGGCCGTGGGGCGCCCCGACGGACCCCCACGCGTGGGTCGACGTCGACGGTGCGAGCGGCACCGAGGCGGCGGTCGACCACCTCGTCGCCCGCGGGCACCGGCGGATCGCGTTCCTCGGCTGGCCATCGGGGTCCGGCGTCGGCGACGACCGGCGCACCGGTTGGCGCCGCGCCGTGCAGCGCCACGCGCTCGTCCCCGCTGCGTCGGTGGACGCGTGGAGCGCGGCCATCCCCGACAACGGCCGGCTCGCCTCCCGTGCGGCACGGGAGCTCGCCGCCGACGGCGCCAGCGCGGTCGTGTGCGCGAGCGACTCGCTCGCGATCGGCGCTCTGGCGGCCGCACGGGAGACGACGGACGGGCTCGCCGTCGTCGGGTTCGACGACACCCCGACGGCCGCCGCGCTCGGACTCACCTCCATCGCGCAGCCGCTCGAGGCGGCGGCGTCGTGCGCCGTCGACCTCGTGCTCGGCGCCCTCGAGCCCGCCGAGGCCGCGGCCCCGGCGCCTTCCTCGGAACAGGTCCTGCTCGCGCCCCGCCTCATGGTGCGGGGCTCGACGACGACACCCATCACCACGCACTGA
- a CDS encoding glycogen debranching N-terminal domain-containing protein encodes MATQVGTPRQPFLDSLVVALAAPTQAWSGADGQIRHGGAHGVFHGDVRALARAELLVAGEEPEVIAAGPQGRGRVHVVALARGIDAAGADPTVRLDRVRRVEPGAVREDITVTCAVPGTARGRLEIVLGSDLADMDAVKAGRTPALLPVHADGDRLTWAAAGVSVAVEAPGAVVDARDLAAPRIAWDVEVTQRAPVTLSWTLTATDSAAVVVPARGPVPWSAPTLEADDHRLAPWLERSLEDLASLRMATTELPDDEFLAAGAPWFFTLFGRDSLWAARMLLPLGTGLARGTLRTLAAGRGRREDAATGEQPGKVLHEVRRAGIGIDDGARLPPVYFGTIDATPLWIVLLRDAWRWGLPADDVAELLPALEDTLGWLDAQVSDSDGVAGFLRYEDRTGAGLANQGWKDSGDSVQWRSGELAQPPIALAEVQAYAYEAALAGAELLAAFDRPGADAWRDWADRLARRFRSAFWVTVDGERYPAIALDATGSAVDSLTSNLGHLLGTGLLDADEERVVASHLTDPRLDSGYGLRTLAAGSGGYWPLRYHGGAVWPHDTAIAVRGLARAGFAAEAEHLASGLVRAAPDLDYRLPELWSGDAAGTVPTVVPYPAACRPQAWSAAGAVAVLQSVLGIEADVPAGVVRVRARPGPLGALAWGGLRAGNGVLDVARAADGRVTARAEGDGVEVRVE; translated from the coding sequence GTGGCAACGCAGGTCGGGACACCTCGGCAGCCGTTCCTGGACTCGTTGGTCGTGGCCCTGGCCGCGCCGACCCAGGCCTGGTCGGGAGCGGACGGGCAGATCCGGCACGGCGGCGCCCACGGTGTCTTCCACGGTGACGTGCGCGCCCTCGCCCGCGCCGAGCTGCTGGTCGCCGGCGAGGAGCCCGAGGTGATCGCGGCGGGTCCGCAGGGCCGCGGCCGCGTGCACGTCGTCGCCCTCGCGCGGGGGATCGACGCCGCGGGGGCCGATCCCACGGTGCGCCTCGACCGGGTGCGCCGGGTGGAGCCCGGCGCCGTGCGCGAGGACATCACCGTGACGTGTGCCGTGCCGGGCACCGCCAGGGGTCGCCTCGAGATCGTCCTCGGCAGCGATCTCGCGGACATGGACGCCGTGAAGGCCGGGCGGACCCCGGCTCTTCTCCCGGTGCACGCTGACGGCGATCGCCTCACCTGGGCCGCGGCCGGGGTGAGCGTCGCTGTGGAGGCGCCCGGCGCCGTCGTCGACGCGCGGGACCTCGCCGCTCCCCGGATCGCCTGGGACGTCGAGGTCACGCAGCGCGCACCGGTGACGCTCTCGTGGACCCTGACGGCCACGGACTCCGCCGCCGTCGTCGTCCCCGCCCGAGGCCCGGTGCCGTGGTCAGCACCCACGCTCGAGGCGGACGACCACCGCCTCGCTCCGTGGCTCGAACGCTCGCTGGAGGACCTGGCGAGCCTGCGCATGGCGACGACCGAGCTGCCCGACGACGAGTTCCTCGCGGCCGGCGCGCCGTGGTTCTTCACGTTGTTCGGCCGCGACTCCCTGTGGGCAGCGCGCATGCTGCTCCCGCTGGGCACCGGACTGGCCCGCGGCACGCTCCGCACGCTCGCGGCCGGCCGCGGCCGCCGGGAGGACGCGGCGACGGGTGAGCAGCCGGGCAAGGTGCTGCACGAGGTGCGTCGTGCCGGCATCGGGATCGACGACGGCGCCCGCCTGCCACCGGTGTACTTCGGCACCATCGACGCCACCCCGTTGTGGATCGTGCTCCTGCGCGACGCCTGGCGCTGGGGCCTGCCGGCCGACGACGTCGCCGAGCTGCTGCCGGCCCTGGAGGACACGCTCGGCTGGCTCGACGCCCAGGTCTCCGACTCCGACGGCGTCGCGGGCTTCCTGCGGTACGAGGACCGGACGGGGGCCGGGCTCGCGAACCAGGGCTGGAAGGACTCGGGCGACTCCGTGCAGTGGCGCTCCGGCGAGCTGGCGCAGCCGCCGATCGCGCTGGCCGAGGTGCAGGCGTACGCGTACGAGGCGGCGCTGGCGGGAGCCGAGCTGCTGGCGGCGTTCGACCGTCCGGGCGCCGACGCGTGGCGGGACTGGGCGGACCGGCTCGCGCGGCGGTTCCGGTCGGCGTTCTGGGTCACCGTCGACGGCGAGCGGTATCCGGCGATCGCGCTCGACGCGACCGGCAGCGCCGTCGACAGCTTGACGTCGAACCTCGGCCACCTCCTCGGGACGGGCCTGCTCGACGCCGACGAGGAGCGGGTCGTGGCCTCGCACCTCACCGACCCGCGCCTGGACTCCGGCTACGGCCTGCGCACGCTGGCGGCGGGCTCCGGAGGGTACTGGCCGCTGCGCTATCACGGGGGTGCCGTCTGGCCCCACGACACGGCGATCGCCGTGCGCGGGCTCGCGCGTGCGGGGTTCGCCGCGGAGGCCGAGCACCTGGCGTCGGGCCTCGTCCGTGCCGCTCCCGACCTCGACTACCGCCTGCCCGAGCTGTGGTCCGGCGACGCCGCGGGCACCGTGCCCACCGTCGTGCCGTACCCGGCCGCGTGCCGCCCGCAGGCGTGGTCGGCGGCCGGGGCCGTCGCGGTGCTGCAGTCGGTCCTCGGGATCGAGGCGGACGTCCCGGCGGGTGTCGTGCGGGTGCGGGCCCGCCCCGGACCGCTCGGCGCCCTGGCGTGGGGCGGGCTGCGCGCCGGGAACGGGGTGCTCGACGTCGCCCGGGCGGCCGACGGCCGGGTGACGGCTCGTGCGGAGGGCGACGGCGTCGAGGTTCGCGTGGAGTGA
- the dxs gene encoding 1-deoxy-D-xylulose-5-phosphate synthase — translation MPDEPRILPTVTTPRDLRRLKPAQLDALAAEIRDFLVTEVSKTGGHLGPNLGVVELTIALHRVFSSPTDRLVFDTGHQAYVHKLLTGRQDFSRLRGRGGLSGYPSRAESDHDVVENSHASAALSWADGIARANQVAGLRDRHVVAVVGDGALTGGMAWEALNNISSGQDRRLVVVVNDNGRSYSPTIGGLAQQLDTLRTTQSYERVLALGKATLQRGGPPGRFAYDALHGLKKGLKDVARPQGLFEDLGIKYVGPVDGHDRVMVEHALRRAKAFDGPVIVHVITEKGRGYTPAEEDVADRFHAVGKIHPETGLPVAPSRFGWTAVFADEIVAIARQRSDVVGVTAAMLHPVGLAPMAEEFPDRVFDVGIAEQHAVTSAAGMAFAGLHPVIGLYATFLGRGFDQLLMDVGLHKAGVTFVLDRAGLTGEDGASHNGMWDIAMTSIVPGLRLAAPRDETTLREELREAVAVDDAPTVLRYPKGALPEALPAVQRVGGAYGPDVLARHAGDGGARVLVVGVGAFAACAVEVGERLAQHGIGGTVVDPRWVLPVGSELLELAQGHDLVVTVEDGLVTGGAGSHLRDALAAAGTHVPVQSHGIPRTYLEHASRAELVAELGLRPADVAREAASAVAHLTGATEPATIDR, via the coding sequence ATGCCGGACGAGCCCAGGATCCTGCCGACGGTGACGACCCCACGGGACCTCCGTCGGTTGAAGCCGGCGCAGCTCGACGCTCTCGCCGCGGAGATCCGTGACTTCCTCGTCACCGAGGTCTCGAAGACCGGGGGGCACCTCGGGCCGAACCTCGGCGTCGTGGAGCTGACCATCGCGCTGCACCGCGTCTTCTCCTCCCCGACCGACCGCCTCGTCTTCGACACCGGGCACCAGGCGTACGTGCACAAGCTCCTGACCGGGCGGCAGGACTTCTCGCGGCTGCGCGGCCGCGGCGGGCTGTCCGGCTACCCCAGCAGGGCGGAGTCGGACCACGACGTCGTCGAGAACTCCCACGCGTCAGCGGCGCTGTCGTGGGCCGACGGGATCGCCCGGGCGAACCAGGTCGCGGGCCTGCGGGACCGCCACGTCGTCGCCGTCGTCGGCGACGGCGCGCTCACCGGGGGCATGGCCTGGGAGGCGCTCAACAACATCTCCTCGGGGCAGGACCGCCGCCTCGTCGTCGTCGTGAACGACAACGGCCGCTCGTACTCCCCGACGATCGGTGGCCTGGCGCAACAGCTCGACACGCTGCGCACGACCCAGAGCTACGAGCGGGTGCTCGCCCTCGGCAAGGCGACCCTGCAGCGGGGTGGGCCGCCCGGGCGGTTCGCGTACGACGCCCTGCACGGGCTCAAGAAGGGCCTCAAGGACGTCGCCCGCCCGCAGGGGCTGTTCGAGGACCTCGGGATCAAGTACGTAGGCCCCGTGGACGGGCACGACCGGGTGATGGTCGAGCACGCGCTGCGCCGGGCCAAGGCGTTCGACGGCCCGGTCATCGTGCACGTCATCACGGAGAAGGGGCGCGGGTACACGCCCGCGGAGGAGGACGTCGCGGACCGGTTCCACGCCGTCGGGAAGATCCACCCCGAGACGGGGCTGCCCGTCGCGCCGTCGCGGTTTGGGTGGACGGCCGTGTTCGCCGACGAGATCGTGGCGATCGCGCGCCAGCGCAGCGACGTCGTCGGCGTCACGGCCGCCATGCTGCACCCGGTGGGCCTCGCGCCGATGGCGGAGGAGTTCCCGGACCGCGTGTTCGACGTCGGGATCGCCGAGCAGCACGCGGTCACCTCGGCGGCGGGGATGGCGTTCGCCGGCCTGCACCCGGTGATCGGGCTGTACGCGACGTTCCTCGGACGGGGGTTCGACCAGCTCCTCATGGACGTGGGCCTGCACAAGGCCGGCGTCACGTTCGTGCTCGACCGCGCCGGACTCACGGGCGAGGACGGCGCGAGCCACAACGGGATGTGGGACATCGCGATGACCTCGATCGTCCCGGGGCTGCGGCTCGCCGCGCCGCGCGACGAGACGACGTTGCGCGAGGAGCTGCGCGAGGCGGTCGCCGTCGACGACGCGCCGACCGTGCTGCGGTACCCGAAGGGCGCGCTGCCCGAGGCGTTGCCGGCGGTGCAGCGGGTCGGGGGGGCGTACGGCCCGGACGTGCTCGCACGCCACGCCGGCGACGGCGGCGCCCGGGTTCTCGTGGTGGGCGTCGGGGCGTTCGCCGCCTGCGCCGTGGAGGTGGGGGAGCGGCTGGCGCAGCACGGCATCGGCGGCACCGTCGTGGACCCGCGCTGGGTGCTTCCGGTGGGCTCCGAGCTGCTCGAGCTCGCCCAGGGTCACGACCTCGTGGTCACCGTGGAGGACGGGCTCGTGACGGGCGGCGCCGGCTCGCACCTGCGGGACGCGCTGGCCGCGGCCGGGACGCACGTGCCGGTGCAGTCGCACGGCATTCCCCGGACCTACCTCGAGCACGCCTCCCGCGCGGAGCTCGTCGCGGAGCTGGGGCTGCGCCCGGCCGACGTGGCTCGCGAGGCGGCGTCCGCCGTCGCGCACCTGACCGGTGCGACGGAGCCGGCCACGATCGACCGCTGA
- a CDS encoding maleylpyruvate isomerase N-terminal domain-containing protein, with translation MASTAVGSLDHDAVVRAAEQAVDLARHDAVVAAWGTESALPGMTVGGLARHLVSQPECAVEFLGLPVPAGAERVPLSVYAGLLDWLDAPVDAEENTSIRDDFNEMAGEGYEASIAVGDAACAALPEAIRAAGPATFVPWQGCALATDDFLLVRLLEIVVHTDDLATSLGLPTPRFEPAVLEPVLGLLAVLAQRRHGQDAVVRTLARAERAGGTVSAFSRA, from the coding sequence GTGGCCTCCACCGCCGTCGGATCGCTCGACCACGACGCCGTCGTCCGCGCGGCCGAGCAGGCGGTCGACCTCGCCCGTCACGACGCGGTGGTCGCCGCCTGGGGCACGGAGTCCGCGCTGCCCGGGATGACGGTCGGTGGGCTCGCCCGACACCTCGTGAGCCAGCCGGAGTGCGCCGTCGAGTTCCTCGGCCTGCCGGTGCCGGCGGGCGCGGAGCGCGTGCCGCTCTCGGTGTATGCCGGACTCCTCGACTGGCTCGACGCCCCGGTGGACGCCGAGGAGAACACCTCGATCCGCGACGACTTCAACGAGATGGCCGGGGAAGGCTACGAGGCGTCGATCGCCGTCGGCGACGCCGCCTGTGCCGCACTGCCCGAGGCGATCCGCGCTGCCGGCCCCGCGACGTTCGTGCCGTGGCAGGGCTGTGCCCTCGCCACGGACGACTTCCTGCTGGTCCGGCTCCTCGAGATCGTCGTGCACACCGACGACCTGGCGACGAGCCTCGGCCTCCCGACACCGCGGTTCGAGCCGGCCGTCCTCGAACCGGTCCTCGGGCTGCTCGCCGTGCTGGCGCAGCGGCGGCACGGGCAGGACGCCGTCGTGCGCACGCTCGCTCGCGCCGAGCGGGCGGGCGGAACCGTGTCGGCGTTCTCCCGAGCCTGA